One stretch of Eggerthella lenta DSM 2243 DNA includes these proteins:
- a CDS encoding PaaI family thioesterase, with the protein MLSDDPTLEEIEAVFANDRFATEAAGCRVVSGERGRAVCSMELADVHRNAMGNVMGGAIFTLADFALAICCNIGEEPTVSVDSSISFFRSTQGAALTATAVCDKPGRHLGFYTVTVEDDLGKQIAKMTATCYR; encoded by the coding sequence ATGCTTTCCGACGATCCCACGCTCGAGGAGATCGAGGCCGTGTTCGCGAACGATCGCTTCGCCACCGAGGCGGCGGGCTGCCGCGTCGTGTCGGGCGAGCGCGGGCGCGCCGTATGCTCGATGGAGCTGGCCGACGTGCACCGCAACGCGATGGGCAACGTCATGGGCGGGGCCATCTTCACGCTGGCCGACTTCGCGCTGGCGATATGCTGCAACATCGGCGAAGAGCCCACCGTGTCGGTGGACTCTTCCATCAGCTTCTTCCGCTCCACGCAGGGCGCGGCGCTCACCGCCACGGCCGTCTGCGACAAGCCGGGCCGCCATCTGGGATTCTACACCGTCACGGTCGAGGACGACCTCGGCAAGCAGATCGCGAAGATGACCGCCACCTGCTATCGCTAG